The Mammaliicoccus sciuri genome window below encodes:
- a CDS encoding ABC transporter ATP-binding protein: MINIQSITKSYGKAVILKDVTTQFEPGLITGLIGPSGADKTTLIKCILGMTTMNSGTISINGNRIPNREILRSIGYMSQSDALFDDLTAVENLKFFAKLYIHKAHKLDINEQIKRTLEIVNLTHEKHKKVKAFSGGMKRRLSLAISMIQNPDILILDEPTVGIDPRLRKSIWNDLFQFRDEGKTILITTHVLDEADKCDRLLLMREGQIISYGTPNEIKSSFNVNTIEDVFLALGDGTHD; this comes from the coding sequence ATGATTAATATTCAATCCATTACAAAATCTTATGGAAAAGCAGTTATTTTAAAAGATGTAACAACTCAATTTGAACCTGGTTTAATAACAGGTTTAATTGGCCCATCAGGTGCAGACAAGACGACTTTGATCAAATGTATTTTAGGCATGACAACTATGAATTCTGGTACAATTTCGATTAATGGAAATCGTATACCTAACAGAGAAATTTTAAGGTCTATTGGTTATATGTCTCAAAGTGATGCATTATTCGATGATTTAACCGCTGTTGAAAATTTAAAATTCTTTGCGAAATTATATATTCATAAAGCACATAAATTGGATATCAACGAACAAATAAAACGAACACTGGAAATTGTTAACTTAACACACGAAAAACATAAAAAAGTTAAGGCATTTTCCGGAGGTATGAAACGTAGATTATCACTTGCAATTAGTATGATTCAAAATCCAGACATATTGATTTTAGATGAGCCAACAGTTGGCATCGACCCTAGATTAAGAAAATCAATATGGAATGATTTGTTTCAATTTAGAGATGAGGGCAAGACCATTCTTATCACAACACATGTATTAGATGAAGCTGATAAATGTGATCGTTTATTACTAATGAGAGAAGGACAAATTATTTCATATGGTACGCCTAATGAAATTAAATCATCGTTTAATGTAAATACGATTGAAGATGTCTTCTTAGCGTTAGGAGATGGTACACATGATTAA